One window of the Primulina eburnea isolate SZY01 chromosome 18, ASM2296580v1, whole genome shotgun sequence genome contains the following:
- the LOC140819987 gene encoding myb-related protein 306-like, producing the protein MGRPPCCDKIGVKKGPWTPEEDIILVSYVQEHGPGNWRAVPTNTGLLRCSKSCRLRWTNYLRPGIKRGNFTEHEEKKIFHLQALLGNRWAAIASYLPLRTDNDIKNYWNTHLKKKLGKLQGEDGDGENEKNRKSSSSHSITKGQWERRLQTDIHMAKQALCEALSLNKSGTNSSTGLNLFPKPLSIDRSDSNASIGSKLFEKSPQTYTQPIQTSTYASSTENIARWLEDWTKESPKTLSESTSFNNPSMGSSSSPSEGTFISLNSDVSQSLEDEAKFETANFTPVTEIIREPFSLLEKWLLDDAAAQGQDVDFMDIAVLREAADLF; encoded by the exons ATGGGGAGGCCACCTTGTTGCGACAAAATCGGTGTGAAGAAAGGACCTTGGACTCCTGAAGAAGACATCATTTTAGTTTCATATGTTCAAGAACATGGCCCTGGAAATTGGAGAGCTGTTCCCACTAACACAg gcttgctcagatgcagcaagagttGCAGGCTCAGGTGGACTAATTACCTCCGGCCAGGCATCAAGCGCGGCAACTTCACCGAACATGAAGAAAAGAAGATCTTTCATCTTCAAGCCCTTCTTGGAAACCG GTGGGCTGCCATAGCTTCATACCTTCCCCTCAGAACCGACAATGATATCAAGAACTACTGGAACACTCACTTAAAGAAGAAACTAGGAAAGCTTCAAGGAGAAGATGGAGATggggaaaatgagaaaaataggAAGTCATCAAGTTCTCATTCAATTACAAAAGGCCAGTGGGAAAGGAGGCTTCAAACCGACATTCACATGGCTAAACAAGCCTTGTGTGAAGCTCTATCACTCAATAAATCCGGTACAAATTCGTCTACTGGTTTGAATCTCTTCCCTAAGCCTCTATCCATCGATAGATCGGATTCAAATGCATCAATTGGCTCGAAGCTTTTCGAAAAGTCCCCACAAACTTATACACAGCCGATCCAGACATCCACATATGCATCAAGCACAGAAAACATAGCGCGTTGGCTCGAAGATTGGACGAAGGAATCACCAAAGACATTATCTGAGAGTACTTCCTTTAACAACCCCTCAATGGGATCTAGTTCCAGCCCGAGTGAAGGGACTTTCATCAGCTTGAATTCCGATGTTTCGCAATCCTTGGAGGACGAAGCCAAGTTCGAGACCGCCAATTTCACTCCTGTAACTGAGATTATCAGAGAGCCCTTTAGTTTGCTGGAGAAATGGCTCCTAGATGATGCAGCTGCGCAAGGCCAGGATGTGGACTTCATGGACATTGCTGTCTTAAGGGAAGCTGCTGATTTGTTCTGA